CGGGCGGGGAAACGAACCCGCCTTCCCTAGAGTGAGGCCCACGCCACCCAAGGGCCCGGCGACCATGTAACCAACCCAATGCGAACCACGCCCCTCGCGGTGaacaccccccaacccccccccccgcccacccgaGAAAAGAAACCGCATCTGAATCTCCCAAACCCGCTGCTCAGGTAGCTCCAGCCACTCCCCGGGAGAGTGAGGACCAACCCAATCTCCACCTTTATCCCCCAGTTCCTCCCCGCCCCTTGATGTGGGCCCCTTGATGTGTCCTCTTCTCGAGGGCCACCAGGATAGTCAACCTCCCATTTCCTAAATCCGGTTCCATCCCTATGTggcacatttaaaacaaaacaaaacaaaacaaaacaaaacaaaacaaaacaaaacaaaacaggagtcTTCCTGGAATAATGGGTTCTTTAGTAGAGGGGACTTTCTCCAGGGTGGCTGAACTTCGCAACTTCAACAGACAATTTCCCACTCTGCGATGTGCCGCCCTTTGTTAaccgcccccaacccccagtcTTCAGGAACTGGCATGAGGCCCTGTTTTAAGAGCTTAGATTCCTGTGAGGCAGAGCATTCCTTCCAACGGGCTCCAGAACTCCTGCGGTTGCAGAATTTTACTGACTGGACTCCGCAGGTCCCAAGAAGCCAGAGTTGCCCGGCGCTCGGCTCAAATTTCCAAGGATGTTCCAAACCCTGTGGGGCCCAGGGTGCTGGGCTCCTGAACATTTGGAGGCTGGGATACTGCGGCCAGGCCTCGGGCAGAAAGGTGAACACCGTCACGTCCTCACGGCTTGAAGGTGTAGGAAATAATGTCACTACACCGCAGCAGCGCCTCGGCCTGCACTCCTATCGGCGTCTGCAGCTGCAGCACGTAGAAATTGGCCACGTCCAGGTCGGCGGCTCCGAAGTGGGCGGTCACGTGCACACCCTCGTGCAGTGTGAAGTTCACCTGGTGACCCACCATGGCCAGCAGGCTGCGGAGGTAGCGTTCCCGAAGTGCGGCTCGGGCCTGCTGTTCCCGGGATTCCCGAGACTCTCGACCTACTGGAGATCCCGGGCTTCCAGGAACCTCTGGCTTCGGGGGGGCCCTGCGTCCGTCTGGGGCAAAGCCTCGGCTCAAGCCATCGGGGCCCCGGGGGAGCCGGAGCACAGGCACAGGAATGGCTGGTGGAGTCTGCATTATCCTGGCTGTTGGGTGAAGGGGAACAGAGGGAAGCCATTACACAGGGAGGGTGGGACTacaagggggaggtggggagcaggggcttGTCTACCCCACCTCATCTCAACTTGTCCCAAACCCAGTTCCTGCTTCTCCCTTTAGAAGGccgcgggggtgcctgggtggctcggtccgttaagggtccgattcttggtttccgcttaggacatgatctcacagttcgtgggttcaagccccacacccggctctgggcagacagcgcagagcctgcttaggattctctctctctccctctctctgcccctccccggctctcgcactctctctcaaaaataataaaaaaaaccttttttttaatgttttatttttgagacagagagagacagtgcgtgagcaggggagggacagagagagagcgagaacacagaatccgaagcaggctccgggctctgagcggtcagcacagagcccgacgcgacgCGGaactcgagctcacaaaccgccagatcatgacttgagccaaagtcggacgcttaacccattgagccacccgggtgccccatctctcaaaaataaataaataaaatcagccaGTAACCTCCTCCTCAGGAATTGGTACCACCATTCACAAggtcctcctttcctccctcacgCACAGCCCATCCCATCCATAAGGAAATGCTCTCTTCCAAATAAATTCCCAATTACACCGAAGCCAATTTGAAAGGGCTTCCAGTGGCCAACTCTGGAATGATGTGAATGTTAAACTAATGCCAGTTACAGATTATAACCcactgaaataaaacagaaattcatGACTTGATgctaattataaataaataaaagaataaataagggAAGGAACTAAAATCACCAATGGACGCTAAAATTTGTAGACGAGCGTTGGATGAAGTCTAGTGTATCTACACAGTCTTCAAGTACTTCCTCACAAAATACTTATTTGTTGTAAAGAATAAAcagtagctttatttttttttaattttgtttaatgtttatttatttttgagagagagacagagtgtgagcgggggaagggcagagagagagagagagagagacacagaatccgaagcaggctccaggctctgagcggtcggcacagagcccgatgcggggctcgaactctcgaacctcgagatcatgacctgagccaaaggcagacgcttaaccggctgagccacccaggcgccccaacggtAACTTTATAGTGGAGGAATCTGGTGGACCCTACCTTCACTTAGGCATCAAAGCCATCATGTGCAGTAAAGGGACAAAAGACCCCATGTGCCTTCTGAGGTGATACACTGAAGGACAGGGCACCACTTCCGTGGTATTCCTACCAAATATGGATTACTGAAATCCAATCACGAGAAAGCTCACATTGAGGGACTTCTACAAAAAAGTGAGCCTGAGTTCCTTAAAAATAACAAGGTCCTGGGgtgctgggctggctcagtcagtagagtatgtcactcttggtctcagggccAAGAGTTTGACCCCCActttgggcacagagcttacgttaaaaaaaaaaaaaaaaatgggggcacctggctggctcagtcgggagagcacgcgactcctgatctcagggttgtgagttcaagctccgtgttgggcatggagcctacttaaattaaaaaaaacaaaaggggcgcctgggtggctcggtcggttaagcgtccgacttcggctcaggtcatgatctcacggtctgtgagttcgagccccgcgtcgggctctgtgctgacagctcagagcctggagcctgtttcagattctgtgtttccctctctctctgaccctcccccgttcatgctttgtctctctctgtctcaaagataaataaacgttaaaaaaaatttgtttttaataaaataaaacaaacaaacaaacaaacaaacaaacaaaatggggcacccgggtggctcagttggttaaacatctgactcttgatcttggctcaggacctgagcagtacggagcctacttgggattctctctctctccctatctctctgccccgcccctactCGTgggcgcgcgcactctctctctctttcaaaataagtaaataaacaaaaaaagaagaagaaaatcataaggaagagaaaatacattaacagtactgtactgtatttattgaaaaaaatgcatgtgtAAGTGCACCGATGCAGTTCAAACCCCCCAccgttcaaggatcaactgttgTGTACGTATTCCCAGCCTgacacccctgcccccatcttgCCCCCCCATCGCTTCCTTCCTGGACTACTGAAGTCAACTCCCCCCGGGGCCCTGGCTTCCACTCTCACTGTCCCCCCACCTGCAAGTCTGTCCCCACGCACAGCCAGAAGGACCTCGTTCGCACCTAACACCTACCATCTAACACCTGAGTCAGGTCACATGCCTCCTCTGCCGAGAACCTTCCCCTGGCTTCAGCCTCGCCCAGAGGCAAAGCCAACGTCCTCACCACAGCCCTCAACGGCCGCTCGTGCTTCGGACCCCGCCAGCACCCTCGTGGCGGGCCAAGCTTCCCTCTCTAGCCCAGCCCCTCTGGCTGCCTTGCTGGGCTGCGAACGCGCCTGGCACAGAAGTCCCTCTCAGACCCCTGCACTTGAAGTTCCCCTCTGCTTGTATCTCCTCTCCGCCTTCTCTGCGCTACCCCACATTCTTCCACGCCCTCACCAGCCTCGTTGGTAGCGCGCAGGACTCTTCTGACGTGATATTGTATATTTATTGTCCTGCCTAGGGCCCTTCTCCTCCGCTAgatgcctgcctccctccccgtgGGCAGCGACCTTGCTTTCTCCCGGGTGCTGACCCCCAGCTTCCTGGAACACTGTGTGGCAGGACCCAGAGACCAGGCTCCTTAAAACATTGTTCCTGCTTGAATGAATGGAGGGGAAATTGAGCTCCCAGGCCTGCTTAGCTGGGTGACTTCAAGGGACAGTTTCCAGGCTGGACAGGGCCTGGTGATTAACAGAAGTGACAAATTTTAGGCACATGGTGTCCCATCCCTGGGCCACTCCCGGTACGGGGGAGATCAAGAtgatccttggggcgcctgggtggctcagtcggttaagcgtccgacttcggcccaggtcacgatctcacggttcgtgggttcgagccccgcatcgggctctgtgctgacagcgcagagcctggagcctgtttcagattctgtgtctccctctctctctgcccctcccccactcgcgctctgtctccctctgtctcaaaaataaacatttaaaaaaaaaaaaaaaaaaaaagatgatcgtTTTTCTTGTTCAGCTCTTCCCGTCTCTGCAGCTCAACGGTGAGCTCCTTGGGAGCAGGGACGCCACAGACAAATGGGTCAAGGCCGTAGAGGAGGGTTTCTCCCCAACATTGACGATATTTGggactggatttttcttttttttttttttttttttaagtgtattcatctttgagagagagagagacagagcatgaacaggggaggggcagagaaagcgagggagacacagcatccgaagcaggctccaggctccgagctgccagcacagagctcgacgcggggctggaactcccggaccgcgggatcgtgacctgagacgaagtcggatgtttaaccggcagagccatccaggcgaccCGGGACTGGATCGTTCTCTGTGGTGGTGTGGCGGGCTGTCCAGGGCATAGGTGTAGGACTTTAGCAGCAGCCCTAgcctctacccattagatgccagtagcaacccccccacacacaccattACCCCCTGCCATGACGACCAAAACTGTCCCCCGTTGGTGAAGAGTATGGTATGagaattacacctcaataaagcctttttcttttaaaagattttatttatttctttaaatattttttaaatgttcgtttatttttgagagagggagagagtgcgcgcgcgcgcgcgcaccctagtgggggaggggcagcgagagtggggggcagaggatcccaagtgggctccacgctgagcgatAGCAAAGGgcacaatgcggggcttgaacccacgagcctcgggattatgacccgagctgaagctggacgccccacggatagagccacccaggtgcccctagaagattttattgtttttaaagtgatctctgcactgggtgtgaggctggaacttacaactctgagatcgaGTGGCAGGCcatactgaccgagccagccaagTGCTGTAATATAcggataactttaaaaaaaaaaaaaaaggctttaaaggggcgcctgagtggctcgatgggttgagcgtccaactcttgacctcggatcagggcatgatttcatggttcttgggatcgagccccacatcgggctctatactgacggcacagagcctgtttgagattctctctctccctctctctctgcccctccccatgctggtgcacgcgcgtgctctctctctctctctctcaaataaataaataaacattaaaaaaataaatgaattaacatcaCAAAAGGCTTcagggggatgcctggctggttcagtcagtagagcatgtgactcttgatctcagggtcgtgagttccagacccacattgggcatggagcccactcttttttttttttttttttttttttttttaagtaggctgccaccccagtgtggagcccaacgtagggctcgaacccatgagcctgacgtcatgacctgagccgagatcaagagttggacgcttaatcgaacgagccctccaggcgccccagtagttttaaaattctaatttcaaaaaGGCAGGGGCGTATCGTAATGTTTCCGTGTCCCTTAAAAGATGTTAGACTCCCGGAGcctctggctggctcaattggtagagtatgaggctcttgatctcagggctgtgtatggagcctactttaaattaaattaaattaaactaaattaaacttaaaaatgttagaTGTCCCCCTCAGGAATCTGAACGTCCTCTCCTATCCTTCCCTACTCCCCAGACTTTCTGTCCCGGTCCAGACCTTCCCCAGGGACTGGCTTTTACGTCCTACAGATCAGACACCCCTACTGCTGACCCAGATTGAATCCCTATTAGCAGAAGTTGGCACATTTTCTCTGTAAGGGGCCTGACGGTGAATACTGTAGGCTCTGTGGGCTATAGggtctgtcacaactactcaacgtTGTCACAGTTGCAACACAGCGGCCACAGGCAGACACGAAAATAATCAACACGGCTGTTCTTAAAACCTCACTTATTGGGACACTGACATTTCAATTTGATCTCATTTCATGCACCACAAAAATTTCTCCAAGTCTTCCAAGCACTTCCAGAGTAAACCTTGGCActtgggggactcagtcggttaagcgtcccggctctcgatttcagctcaggtcgtgatctcaccgttctcaagttcgagccccgcgtggggctccgtgctgacagggcagggcctgcttgggattctctctccccctctctctgcccctcccctgctcgtgctctctctctctgtctctcaaaataagtaataaagtaaactgaggggaaaaaaggtaaaaccCACTCTTGGCTGCCAGGCCACACAAGACCGGGAGGCGGGCCATTAGCTTACCCCCCTCAGCGGATAGGAAGGTGTTGATTCGGGGAGACGGGTGGTTCTTAGCCCTCCCGGATTCGCTACGAGGGATCTGGACAGGTCACCGCGGCTCTGCAAACAGCCTCcctgctcagtttcctcatctgtaaaatgaagcaaaaaaagaaaaaaaaaaaaaaaaaaaaaagactcagactTCCTAGGGTTCCGGGAGACCCTTTCAGGCGGCAATGGGCGATCACACAAGGGACATCCCACAGCACCCGGGACTCCCCCTGGCTTTCTCTGCCGCCCACGTTCAACCCAGCGGTAAAGTCACCTTCGGAAAGGTATCCAGAATCCAGCAACTTTTCACCTCCGCTcgctctcctcccccccccccccccccccccccccccccccccccccgccccagcccagccACCGTCTCCGTCCCCCTTCACAGCCTCCACCGCCACCCTGCAGTCTGTTCCCTACGCAGACAcagctcagcaaatatttgttgaagggaaaggaaggatcCACCCGTCCACATTATCCAAGTGCCTGCTCGGGGGCCCAGCTCACGTGGGGTGGTGCCAGGGACAGGGTGGTGAGGGAAACCGCCCTCCCAGGCCAGTGGGTGACACAGACTTGTTTCTGGACAATGCCTACCCAGAGCCGGCAGGGCTGGAGGAGCCTCAGGTGCCCAGAGGGGCCACCTGGCCCAAGAAGGGGGCAAGAGATAGCCAGCCAGGAAGGGTGTTGTATCTGAGCAGCCCTACATGAAATAAGGAACTGAGTCCTGTAGACACATCTGGGGGGACAGCGTTCCAGTCAGTGGGAACAGCAAATACAAAGCCCAGGGAAGGGTGACTCTGAGGCAAAGCAAGGAGGCCAGCGtggaggaggtgggagcagggGCAGATCGGCAGGGAGGGGCCTCGAAGACTGAGGTGAGGGCTTGGCTCACTACTCTTGAGGCAAGAGCCTTGGGATGgttctgagcaggggagggacaggaccTGACTGATTTTCACATGATCCTTCTCCCTGCAGGGAGCCCAGTGAGGAAGGTGCCTCGGTGGCCCAGGCGGGCAGAGCATGATGGTGCCTGGAACAGGGTGGgggccgtgggggtgggggaaagtggTCAGAtgagggttgggttttttttttaatgtttttacttatttatttatttttgagagagagagagagagagagagggagacacagaatctgaagcaggctccaggctcggagccgtcagcacagagcccgacgcggggctcgaactcgcgaaccgcgagatcatgacctgagccacagtcaggaCGCTcaaccagccacccaggcgccccacgtttttGATCTGTTAACACGCACTATTATGTCAGTTTCAGgactccatttcctttctttgacCACTACCGCTGTAGATGGGATTAAGGGATATACACACTTTCTAATTTATCTGACCACTGCCCTTCGCACTCCAAGCTTAGCCAAGGCTCATCAGCCCCCAGGGCTTTCACCCAACCTAGGTTAACACTCCAGTGATTTAAGAGATACACCCTAGTCTGTAGGGCTAGGACGTCCCACGGTACTGATGGGAATTAAGCAAATGGCCACAAATCACATGAGATCCCTAGATAAAACAACCAACGGAGATTTGGTCATACCACGTAATCCCCGTTCTCCTGAAGAGGAAACTGGCACTGGGAGATGCCAAATCATTTACTGGGTGCAAGCTGGTGAGTGGCAGGAAAAGGGAGCGAACCCAGGTTGCCCTGGGTTGGACAACAGACCTGGGCCATCACCCCTGCTCTCTGCAGGGTAGATTTGTTTCAGGGTCAGCGCACCACTGGAGGTCTTGGAACCAAGGTGTGACCTGATAAGAAGCTGGTTTAAGAAAGGTCAGGTAGGGTGTGCCCAAGAAGGCAAAAGCAGGCATTATCCCTTCTCCCTGGTGACCAGGCCCCAGAATCCTTTATCCTCTAAGCCAAGGGTTTCTGGCCCAAAGATTTCAGAAAAATGGCCGAACCCACCCCCACGACTTGCACAGTCAAGACTCCAGACCCCATCACTTAGGTCACGAACAAGGAAGGGCAGGAGATTCACAGACCTCCCTTCTTGGGGCCTCAGTGCTGACTTCCAAGAAAGCGGGAATGGATCAGTTCAAGGGACAGACGTTTAGTGAACCCTTCAGTAGCCAGGGGAGGGATAGCAAGTTACCAGGTTAACAGTGAAGACCCCAGACCTTCGCTAATTAACCAAGGTGCCGACAGGTCCACACACACCCCAGAGGTGGCCCTGTGGGATGCAAATCAGTTAAAATGGAGCCTCCAGAGAGGGTCGGAACCTCAAGCACGCAatacttcccctcccctctgccccctgggCTGGTCAGTTTCCTTTCAATTCCGCCCTGGCCACCCACAGCTAGCCTTTTCTTATACTAAGTAGGTCCTCCCGGCCCCCAGGCGTCCATTCCCTACTCAGCCTGGGCTGGGTGTCCTCCCGGCTCAGATCAGGCAAGCGATTCCGTCCCGCCAAGGCGGGAGTCACAACTGCTGCCGTTGTTACTGTTACCGTCGTCGTCGTTGTTATTTTcccgagggagagagagcattctGAGCGGCCCGGGCCCCTCACCCCAACCCCGGCGCCGGAACGTCCCCGATGCTGCGTTCCGGACCGGAGTCCCCATGCAGGCGTCCGGGGACCACAACGTCCCCACGGCCAGCGTTGCAGGCGCGGACCTGCCCCTTCCCGCCACTCCCGGCCGCGCACGCGGGCGGGCGTCCGGGGCCAGGCCCGGGGAGAGGGAGTGAAACGTGCTCGCGCCCCACCACCGACACCCAAGCACTCACCGAGGTCCGCGGCGCCCGGCGCCCCCACTTCCGCCGGCGCCCCAGCTGCAG
This genomic interval from Panthera leo isolate Ple1 chromosome E2, P.leo_Ple1_pat1.1, whole genome shotgun sequence contains the following:
- the GEMIN7 gene encoding gem-associated protein 7, producing MQTPPAIPVPVLRLPRGPDGLSRGFAPDGRRAPPKPEVPGSPGSPVGRESRESREQQARAALRERYLRSLLAMVGHQVNFTLHEGVHVTAHFGAADLDVANFYVLQLQTPIGVQAEALLRCSDIISYTFKP